A region from the Mesorhizobium sp. J8 genome encodes:
- a CDS encoding electron transfer flavoprotein subunit beta/FixA family protein has translation MKILVPVKRVVDANVKVRVKADGLGVELANVKMAMNPFDEIAVEEAIRIKEAGKAEEIIVVSIGPQQAQETLRTALAMGADRAILVKTDEQTEPLGVAKVLKGVVEAEKPGLVILGKQAIDDDSNQTGQMLAALLGWAQGTFASKVELAGDKAKVTREVDGGLQTVELKMPAIVTADLRLNQPRYASLPNIMKAKKKPLDEKSPADYGADVKPRLKVIKTEEPGGRKAGVKVKSVAELVEKLKNEAGVL, from the coding sequence ATGAAGATCCTTGTGCCCGTGAAGCGGGTTGTGGACGCCAACGTCAAGGTCCGGGTGAAAGCCGACGGACTGGGCGTCGAGCTTGCCAACGTCAAGATGGCGATGAACCCGTTCGACGAGATCGCGGTCGAGGAAGCGATCCGCATCAAGGAAGCCGGCAAAGCGGAAGAGATCATCGTGGTGTCGATCGGCCCGCAGCAGGCGCAGGAGACACTGCGCACCGCGCTCGCCATGGGCGCCGACCGCGCCATCCTGGTCAAGACCGACGAGCAGACCGAACCGCTCGGCGTCGCCAAGGTCCTGAAGGGCGTGGTCGAGGCCGAGAAGCCGGGCCTCGTCATCCTCGGCAAGCAGGCGATCGACGACGATTCGAACCAGACCGGCCAGATGCTGGCGGCGCTTCTGGGCTGGGCCCAAGGCACCTTCGCCTCCAAGGTGGAGCTGGCCGGCGACAAGGCCAAGGTGACGCGCGAAGTCGACGGCGGCCTGCAGACCGTGGAACTGAAGATGCCGGCGATCGTCACCGCCGACCTTCGCCTCAACCAGCCGCGTTATGCCTCGCTGCCCAACATCATGAAGGCGAAGAAGAAGCCGCTCGACGAGAAAAGCCCGGCCGACTACGGCGCCGACGTGAAGCCGCGCCTCAAAGTGATCAAGACCGAGGAGCCGGGTGGCCGCAAGGCGGGCGTCAAGGTCAAGAGCGTGGCCGAGCTGGTCGAGAAGCTGAAGAACGAAGCCGGCGTGCTCTAA
- a CDS encoding electron transfer flavoprotein subunit alpha/FixB family protein: MAILLIAEHDNASLSDQTAKALSAALQIGSDVDVLVAGKGAKGAADAAAKLKGVRKVLLAEADELAERLAEPTAALVVSLAGGYDTIIAPATSAGKNIAPRVAALLDVAQVSEIIEVVSPDTFKRPIYAGNAIQTVQSTDAKKVITVRTASFSAAPEGGSASVETVGAAANPALSSFVENKLSENDRPELTSAKIIISGGRALGSSEKFQEVILPVADKLGAAVGASRAAVDAGYAPNDWQVGQTGKVVAPDLYIAVGISGAIQHLAGMKDSKVIVAINKDEEAPIFQVADYGLVGDLFVILPELQKAL; this comes from the coding sequence ATGGCAATTCTCCTCATCGCCGAACACGACAACGCAAGCCTTTCCGACCAGACCGCGAAGGCGCTGTCGGCGGCTCTCCAGATCGGCTCGGATGTCGACGTGCTGGTGGCCGGCAAGGGCGCCAAGGGCGCGGCCGACGCCGCCGCCAAGCTGAAAGGCGTCCGTAAGGTGCTGCTCGCCGAAGCCGACGAGCTCGCCGAGCGCCTCGCCGAGCCGACGGCGGCTCTCGTGGTCTCGCTTGCAGGCGGCTACGACACGATCATCGCGCCCGCGACCTCCGCCGGCAAGAACATCGCCCCGCGCGTCGCCGCCCTGCTCGACGTCGCGCAGGTGTCCGAGATCATAGAAGTGGTCTCGCCGGATACGTTCAAGCGGCCGATCTATGCCGGCAACGCCATCCAGACCGTGCAGTCGACCGACGCCAAGAAGGTCATCACCGTGCGCACCGCTTCTTTCTCGGCCGCGCCCGAGGGCGGTTCCGCTTCGGTCGAGACGGTCGGCGCAGCCGCCAATCCCGCCCTGTCGTCTTTCGTCGAGAACAAGCTTTCCGAGAACGACCGTCCGGAGCTGACCTCGGCCAAGATCATCATCTCGGGCGGCCGCGCGCTCGGCTCCTCGGAGAAGTTCCAGGAAGTCATCCTGCCGGTCGCCGACAAGCTCGGCGCCGCGGTCGGCGCAAGCCGAGCCGCAGTCGACGCCGGCTATGCGCCGAACGACTGGCAGGTCGGCCAGACCGGCAAGGTGGTCGCGCCCGACCTTTACATCGCCGTCGGCATCTCCGGCGCTATCCAGCATCTGGCCGGCATGAAGGACTCGAAGGTCATCGTCGCCATCAACAAGGACGAGGAAGCGCCCATTTTCCAGGTTGCCGACTACGGCCTGGTCGGCGATCTCTTCGTCATCCTGCCGGAGCTGCAAAAGGCGCTTTGA
- a CDS encoding 3-hydroxybutyryl-CoA dehydrogenase, with amino-acid sequence MSKIETIGIVGAGQMGGGIAHVSALAGYKVLIHDISADRIEKGIATISGNMARQVGSGKLEEKARNEAMARISAAPAMADLAAADLVIEAATEDETVKRKIYAQLCPQLNPEAILATNTSSISITRLAAQTDRPERFIGIHFMNPVPVMKLVELVRGIATEDQTFETAKTYVNHLDKTITVSEDFPAFIVNRILLPMINEAIYTLYEGVGTVDAIDTAMRLGANHPMGPLQLADFIGLDTCLSIMQVLHEGLSDSKYRPCPLLVKYVEAGWLGRKTSRGFYDYRGDHPVPTR; translated from the coding sequence ATGAGCAAGATCGAGACGATCGGCATTGTCGGCGCGGGTCAGATGGGTGGCGGTATCGCCCACGTCTCAGCGCTGGCTGGCTACAAGGTCCTGATCCACGACATATCGGCCGACCGCATCGAGAAGGGCATCGCCACCATCAGCGGCAACATGGCCCGGCAGGTAGGCTCCGGCAAGCTCGAGGAAAAGGCGCGCAACGAAGCGATGGCGCGCATCTCCGCCGCCCCGGCCATGGCCGACCTTGCCGCTGCCGACCTCGTGATCGAAGCGGCGACCGAGGACGAGACGGTCAAGCGCAAGATCTACGCGCAGCTCTGCCCGCAGCTCAATCCGGAAGCGATTCTCGCCACCAACACCTCGTCGATCTCGATCACCCGGCTCGCCGCCCAGACCGACCGCCCCGAGCGCTTCATCGGCATCCACTTCATGAACCCGGTGCCGGTGATGAAGCTGGTCGAGCTGGTGCGCGGCATCGCCACGGAGGATCAGACCTTCGAGACGGCCAAGACCTATGTGAACCACCTCGACAAGACGATCACCGTCTCGGAGGATTTCCCGGCCTTCATCGTCAACCGCATCCTCTTGCCGATGATCAACGAGGCGATCTACACGCTCTATGAGGGCGTTGGCACGGTCGATGCCATCGATACCGCCATGCGGCTCGGGGCCAACCATCCGATGGGACCGTTGCAGCTCGCCGATTTCATCGGCCTCGACACCTGCCTGTCGATCATGCAGGTTCTGCATGAGGGCCTGTCGGATTCGAAATATCGCCCCTGCCCGCTGTTGGTGAAATATGTCGAGGCCGGCTGGCTCGGCCGCAAGACCAGCCGCGGCTTCTACGACTATCGCGGCGACCATCCGGTGCCGACGCGCTGA
- a CDS encoding PAS domain S-box protein, with protein sequence MAWLNWKGPRAGKRAVLAFMAGGLAALAASVLLPALELGEEALKVCLQISVAITAVTLFFSGLFIRRIVDDGRQIAESEQRFRRAMEDSAIGVAIVSLDGRIVQANPAFADMLGYTRSEIEALTFFQITHPDDLQIGRETMMSLKEGKIHSFHFEKRYLRKDGTPVWAQLAGSVIREEETGRPLYLVSQIEDIDARKQAEARIAEAETRWNFALTSAGQGMWSLDMRKGGTTYSETWVKMLGYDDGELDGDPGRWLTMIHPDDREVVAEADRAHLAGETPFFEAEFRMRHRDGHWVWILDRGKAIERDGEGRLIRAIGSLTDITERKQAEERLKVSAAMLADEKERLRVTLQSIGDAVICTDAANRITFMNPTAEKLTGVDVADGLGKLLSHVYWAVDEESGRRIELSRPSANERPHCDQNTRAVLVRRDDTRCSIRQVVSPIMNDREEFCGLVIVFQDFTDARALQRQLAHAAAHDTLTGLANRSSFIRTMEELVDQCRLNGGEHQFMFVDLDHFKAVNDTGGHAAGDALLKRVAAALLDVLGPEDIVARLGGDEFAVLLKSGAGERGAIAARSIIDAIRNLNFSWDGRPHPIGASIGLAPIRAGCGEVDEIIARADAACYAAKAAGRGCVSAAPDDDVSKDGMTPLPLAAAS encoded by the coding sequence GTGGCGTGGTTGAATTGGAAAGGTCCGCGGGCCGGCAAGCGTGCCGTCCTCGCCTTCATGGCCGGGGGACTGGCTGCCCTGGCCGCATCGGTCCTGCTGCCGGCGCTGGAACTCGGTGAAGAGGCGCTGAAGGTCTGCCTTCAGATATCCGTGGCCATCACGGCCGTGACGCTGTTTTTCTCGGGATTGTTCATTCGCAGGATCGTCGATGACGGTCGGCAGATTGCCGAAAGCGAGCAGCGCTTTCGGCGCGCCATGGAAGATTCGGCGATCGGCGTCGCCATTGTCAGCCTCGACGGGCGCATCGTTCAGGCCAATCCCGCCTTCGCCGATATGCTCGGCTACACACGCTCGGAGATCGAGGCGCTGACTTTCTTCCAGATCACCCATCCCGACGATCTGCAGATCGGCCGCGAGACGATGATGAGCCTGAAGGAAGGCAAGATCCACTCCTTCCATTTCGAGAAGCGGTATCTGCGCAAGGACGGTACTCCGGTGTGGGCGCAGCTTGCCGGCTCGGTCATCCGCGAAGAGGAGACAGGCCGCCCACTTTATCTGGTGTCGCAGATCGAGGACATCGATGCGCGCAAGCAGGCCGAGGCGCGCATTGCCGAGGCGGAGACGCGCTGGAACTTCGCGCTGACCAGCGCCGGGCAAGGCATGTGGAGCCTCGACATGCGCAAGGGCGGCACGACCTACTCCGAAACCTGGGTGAAGATGCTCGGTTACGACGACGGGGAGCTGGACGGCGACCCCGGCCGCTGGCTGACGATGATCCACCCGGACGATCGCGAAGTTGTCGCCGAGGCCGATCGCGCGCATCTTGCCGGCGAGACGCCGTTCTTCGAGGCCGAGTTCCGCATGCGACACAGGGACGGCCACTGGGTTTGGATCCTCGATCGCGGCAAGGCGATCGAACGCGACGGCGAAGGGCGGCTGATCCGGGCCATCGGCAGCCTGACCGATATCACGGAGCGTAAGCAGGCCGAAGAACGGCTCAAGGTTTCCGCGGCGATGCTGGCCGACGAGAAGGAGAGGCTCCGGGTGACGCTGCAGTCGATCGGCGACGCGGTGATCTGCACCGATGCCGCCAACCGCATCACCTTCATGAATCCGACCGCGGAGAAGCTCACCGGCGTCGATGTCGCCGACGGGCTGGGAAAGTTGCTCAGCCATGTCTATTGGGCGGTCGATGAGGAGAGCGGGCGCAGAATCGAGCTTTCGCGTCCTTCGGCGAACGAGCGGCCGCATTGCGACCAGAACACGCGCGCGGTCCTGGTGCGGCGCGACGACACGCGCTGCAGCATCCGCCAGGTGGTGTCGCCGATCATGAACGACCGCGAGGAGTTCTGCGGCCTGGTCATCGTCTTCCAGGATTTCACCGACGCGCGCGCTCTGCAGCGCCAGCTGGCCCATGCCGCCGCCCATGACACGTTGACCGGGCTCGCCAACCGTTCGAGCTTCATCCGCACCATGGAGGAGCTCGTCGACCAGTGCCGCCTCAATGGCGGCGAGCATCAGTTCATGTTCGTCGACCTCGACCACTTCAAGGCGGTCAACGACACCGGCGGCCATGCCGCGGGTGATGCGCTGCTCAAGCGCGTGGCCGCCGCCCTTCTCGATGTGCTTGGCCCGGAAGACATCGTCGCGCGGCTCGGCGGCGACGAGTTCGCCGTCCTTCTCAAATCGGGCGCCGGGGAGCGCGGAGCGATCGCGGCTCGCTCGATCATCGATGCCATCCGCAATCTCAACTTCAGCTGGGACGGGCGCCCGCATCCGATCGGCGCCAGCATCGGGCTCGCGCCGATCCGCGCCGGCTGCGGCGAGGTCGACGAGATCATCGCCCGGGCCGACGCCGCCTGCTATGCCGCCAAGGCGGCCGGCCGCGGCTGCGTTTCCGCCGCGCCCGACGACGACGTTTCGAAAGACGGCATGACGCCTTTGCCGCTCGCAGCGGCGAGCTAA